One window from the genome of Garra rufa chromosome 1, GarRuf1.0, whole genome shotgun sequence encodes:
- the eef2kmt gene encoding protein-lysine N-methyltransferase EEF2KMT: MNCTHPMTVKEGEGMGHKTRKDVIHNFQVKFFAMSLLNTFPWDSLDREIMTTTASDIIVDILQKTCLHPICLKNPPSLKYRRRFLTELIKRHEKFAAEPLDELYEALGEVVCAQEEDMCYKTYLLPTGDAVSLAENVTLISQGTTGLVTWDAALYLSEWALENTHIFKNKTVLELGSGVGLTGIVVCRSTSLTKYIFSDCHQTVLQRLKENITNCLTNCDSNSASVCVEELDWENASDEQLQRIQANTIIAADVVYDPDIIACLVRLLSRLLNCKVEEKHPDVYIASTVRNPQTYNCFKKELEMAGLRHIVMKDSVTQVFPYNRASTIEMIKIYV; encoded by the exons atgaattgtACACATCCAATGACAGTTAAAGAAGGGGAAGGAATGGGCCATAAAACAAGAAAGGACGTCATACACAACTTTCAAGTGAAGTTCTTCGCTATGAGTCTTTTGAATACATTTCCATGGGAT TCTTTAGACAGAGAAATTATGACTACAACAGCTTCAGACATCATAGTGGACATTCTTCAGAAG ACATGTTTACATCCTATTTGTCTCAAGAATCCCCCCTCTTTGAAATACAGAAGGCGTTTCCTAACTGAATTGATAAAAAGG CATGAGAAGTTTGCAGCTGAACCTCTGGATGAACTGTATGAAGCACTTGGTGAGGTTGTGTGTGCACAGGAGGAGGACATGTGCTACAAAACCTACTTACTG CCAACAGGAGATGCTGTCAGTCTAGCAGAGAATGTGACCCTCATCTCTCAAGGCACCACAGGTCTGGTTACCTGGGATGCTGCCCTGTACCTGTCTGAATGGGCTTTGGAAAATACACACATCTTCAAAAACAA GACAGTGCTAGAGCTGGGTAGCGGAGTTGGACTTACTGGCATTGTAGTGTGTCGATCAACCAGCCTAACCAAATACATCTTCAGCGACTGCCATCAAACTGTGCTTCAGAGGCTGAAGGAAAATATCACAAACTGCTTAACTAACTGTGACAGCAACAGTGCGTCAGTGTGCGTGGAGGAACTGGATTGGGAAAATGCATCTGATGAGCAGCTGCAAAGAATACAGGCCAATACCATCATTGCCGCAG ATGTTGTGTATGATCCTGATATAATCGCTTGTTTGGTGAGACTGCTGAGCAGGCTTCTGAACTGCAAAGTTGAAGAAAAACATCCTGATGTTTACATTGCATCTACTGTACGTAACCCACAGACGTATAACTGCTTCAAGAAAGAATTAG AAATGGCTGGACTGAGACATATCGTCATGAAAGATTCTGTCACTCAAGTATTTCCCTACAACCGAGCCTCCACTATAGAAATGATCAAAATATATGTATGA